From a single Accipiter gentilis chromosome 32, bAccGen1.1, whole genome shotgun sequence genomic region:
- the ATP5PO gene encoding ATP synthase subunit O, mitochondrial, which yields MAAAVAGLSLKVRQLSTSAARPVSKLVKPPIQVYGLEGRYATALYSAATKQKKLDQVEKELGRVWTLLKDPKLSSVVMNPHIKSAVKQKAVNDALAKEKMSPITVNLMNLLAENGRLRYTPDIVTAFGKIMSAYRGEVLCTVTTAQPLDDANLTELKSALSGFLAKGEVLKLETKTDPSILGGMIVNIGEKYVDMSTRSKIQKLTKIMRETV from the exons atggcggcggcggtggcggggctCTCCCTGAAG GTGCGGCAGCTGAGCACGTCGGCGGCGAGGCCGGTCTCCAAGCTGGTCAAG CCCCCCATCCAGGTGTACGGGCTGGAAGGGCGCTACGCCACCGCGCTGTACTCCGCCGCCACCAAGCAGAAGAAGCTGGACCAGGTTGAGAAGGAGCTGGGCCGAGTGTGG ACTCTCTTGAAGGACCCTAAGCTATCCAGTGTTGTTATGAACCCTCACATCAAGAGCGCAGTTAAACAAAAAGCTGTGAATGATGCCTTAGCAAAAGAGAAGATGTCCCCTATTACTGTCAACCTCATGA ATTTGCTTGCTGAAAATGGTCGCTTGCGTTACACACCAGACATCGTTACTGCGTTTGGGAAGATCATGAGCGCATACCGCGGAGAAGTGCTGTGCACAGTCACCACTGCACAG CCCTTGGATGATGCCAACCTTACTGAGCTAAAAAGTGCTCTCAGTGGATTCTTGGCTAAGGGAGAGGTCTTGAAGCTGGAGACCAAG ACTGATCCGTCAATCCTTGGTGGCATGATTGTCAATATTGGGGAGAAGTACG